A region of bacterium DNA encodes the following proteins:
- a CDS encoding DUF3421 domain-containing protein — MNLIRLSCIFLSLTWVLSLSAQQWVPYTGTIPADAVVGGTENGKPLYVGRVPFKGGIHPGKILPGGICNIGWGGKEYSFNQGFEVLVAPPNSTAWVEYKGKVPTDVVLGGYNDASKTPLYVAKHAYMGGEHPGKLWANACNIGYGGAEIVLKDKIFILVSVKPSVSMTEGFSSKGQQGQYTSWSEKWQLPVPGKSAILFKAAAKNDIHIAISDAMATIDPMYEIVIGGWGNTKSVIRRNAQGQSIQEAAGAVRKPSVADDYWVMVDKDKGTISAGYGTTAGQNVIIETKDYYFLSSVKYFAVSSWDTPIEYSNVRSMPLAGEKSAGVYVRTISEEYFPGQTVVVEYNDFPDNGSAWINIVPKNTPDTEWGNYQHTNGKSGKLEFEFVFNPGDYEVRGYFSGTDYTVKARHSFRVVSGGQ, encoded by the coding sequence ATGAATCTTATTCGGCTATCTTGCATTTTTTTATCGCTGACATGGGTTTTAAGTTTAAGTGCACAGCAATGGGTTCCTTATACCGGAACAATTCCGGCCGATGCCGTTGTTGGAGGAACTGAAAACGGAAAGCCGTTGTACGTCGGACGCGTCCCATTCAAAGGAGGAATTCATCCGGGCAAAATTCTTCCGGGCGGTATTTGCAATATCGGTTGGGGTGGAAAGGAATATTCTTTTAACCAAGGATTTGAGGTTCTGGTCGCTCCGCCGAATTCTACTGCCTGGGTAGAATATAAAGGCAAAGTGCCAACCGATGTCGTACTCGGTGGGTACAATGATGCCAGCAAAACCCCGCTATATGTGGCCAAACATGCTTACATGGGCGGAGAGCATCCCGGAAAACTTTGGGCAAACGCTTGCAATATTGGTTACGGCGGCGCAGAAATCGTTCTCAAGGACAAAATTTTTATTTTAGTTTCGGTTAAACCTTCCGTGTCGATGACCGAAGGTTTTTCGTCAAAAGGACAACAAGGTCAATACACTTCATGGAGTGAAAAATGGCAATTACCCGTTCCGGGAAAATCGGCCATTCTTTTCAAAGCAGCCGCTAAAAACGATATTCACATTGCGATTTCAGACGCGATGGCGACCATCGATCCGATGTATGAAATTGTTATCGGCGGTTGGGGCAATACCAAAAGTGTCATTCGCCGGAACGCGCAGGGGCAATCGATCCAGGAAGCCGCCGGAGCCGTGCGCAAGCCGAGCGTTGCGGACGATTATTGGGTGATGGTCGATAAAGATAAAGGAACTATTTCGGCCGGTTACGGTACTACGGCCGGACAAAATGTGATCATCGAAACAAAAGATTATTATTTCCTCAGCAGTGTGAAGTATTTTGCCGTATCGAGTTGGGACACACCGATCGAATATTCCAATGTTCGTTCGATGCCGCTGGCCGGCGAAAAGTCAGCCGGAGTATACGTACGTACGATAAGTGAAGAATATTTCCCGGGTCAAACCGTTGTCGTGGAATACAATGACTTTCCGGACAACGGGAGCGCATGGATCAACATCGTTCCAAAAAACACGCCGGATACCGAATGGGGCAATTATCAACATACGAATGGAAAATCCGGCAAACTCGAATTTGAATTTGTATTTAATCCTGGCGACTACGAAGTGCGCGGATATTTCAGCGGTACCGATTATACAGTGAAAGCACGGCATTCGTTCAGAGTGGTCAGCGGAGGACAATAG
- a CDS encoding heavy metal translocating P-type ATPase metal-binding domain-containing protein: MSDRKQSEVISITQTDVTEVGVKDSTVACFHCGERCEDSTIAVADKIFCCNGCRWVYQLLADNDMTDYYAFTEEGRITPIASKDVRFEYLDNPTILEKIIQFRQDNFARVTLFLPQIHCSACIWLLENLTKLDLGILNSQVNFLRKEVSLTFDETKTSLRAVAELLAAIGYTPDFSQTENDRPNRAVVERSLYIKLGIAAFCFGNIMLIALPEYLSGGTLDADFRAFFGYLSIALSVPVLYSISDYFKSAITSIRQKVITMDVPIAIGISTLILRSIYEIITATGSGYLDSLAGLAFFLLLGKIFQKKTFHSLSFERNYRSYFPIAVIRKEPSSEKSVPIDDIRIGDKLLIRHHELIPADSILLSDEALIDYSFVTGESAPVRVTKNERLFAGGKQTGGLIEIEVIKDVSQSYLTQLWNQDIFIRHTSRITTISEKVAHYFTFSILAIALLTAIFWIIYEPSLAANVFTSVLIVSCGCGLPLSVPFTFGTTLRVFASNKLFLKNEKVVERLATVDTMVFDKTGTLTLTQTGTLKYEGVALTHEEQSLVKSLARQSTHPMSRRIFESLSEVELQPIENFEEIQGCGVQAKIQNKLIQIGSYRWISGSNEMKSHATDAGTRVFVAINYIVKGWFSIGSEYRQGAKELAVSLPASIRVVILSGDNDRESESLKELFGHRAEMKFNQLPIDKLNYVRQLQAEGHHVMMIGDGLNDAGALKQSDVGIAITENTASFTPSSDAIMETSQLKTLLRFITLAKRSKKIVYAAFALTLTYNFIALSFAVQGLLAPVIAAVIMPISAISVVSFTVLAVTWSAKKNKLNSMDAVESSVVNHTN, from the coding sequence ATGAGTGACAGAAAACAAAGCGAAGTGATTTCTATTACCCAGACCGATGTGACGGAGGTCGGAGTAAAAGATTCAACCGTCGCATGCTTTCATTGCGGTGAACGCTGTGAAGACTCGACGATTGCCGTTGCAGATAAAATTTTCTGTTGCAATGGATGCCGCTGGGTGTATCAATTACTCGCCGACAACGACATGACCGACTATTATGCGTTTACCGAAGAAGGACGTATTACGCCGATAGCTTCCAAAGACGTTCGATTCGAGTATCTCGACAATCCAACTATCCTGGAAAAAATCATCCAATTCCGCCAAGACAACTTTGCCCGAGTGACGCTTTTTCTCCCGCAAATTCATTGCAGCGCCTGTATCTGGCTTTTGGAAAATTTGACTAAACTCGACCTTGGTATTTTAAATTCTCAGGTTAATTTCTTACGCAAGGAAGTATCCCTTACTTTCGACGAAACCAAAACGTCGCTGCGTGCCGTAGCCGAATTACTCGCGGCCATCGGATATACACCGGATTTTTCGCAAACCGAAAACGATCGTCCCAATCGTGCAGTCGTCGAACGTTCTCTCTACATCAAGCTGGGTATTGCCGCTTTTTGTTTCGGCAACATCATGCTGATTGCTTTGCCTGAATATTTATCTGGCGGTACGTTGGATGCTGATTTCCGAGCATTTTTCGGATATCTCAGTATCGCATTGAGTGTGCCGGTGCTCTACAGCATAAGTGATTATTTCAAATCCGCTATAACAAGTATTCGTCAAAAAGTTATTACCATGGATGTTCCTATTGCCATCGGTATTTCGACGTTAATTCTGCGCAGCATCTATGAAATTATCACGGCAACCGGTTCGGGCTATCTCGATTCTCTCGCCGGCTTGGCATTTTTTTTACTACTTGGCAAAATTTTTCAGAAAAAAACGTTTCATTCATTATCTTTTGAGCGGAATTATCGTTCATACTTCCCTATCGCTGTCATCCGAAAAGAACCTTCCTCTGAAAAAAGCGTTCCTATCGACGATATCCGTATTGGCGACAAGCTTTTGATACGTCATCACGAACTGATCCCTGCCGACAGCATTTTGCTGAGCGACGAAGCGTTGATCGATTATAGTTTTGTCACTGGAGAATCGGCGCCGGTACGCGTTACAAAAAACGAACGATTGTTTGCAGGCGGCAAACAAACCGGCGGCCTGATCGAGATTGAGGTCATCAAAGACGTGTCGCAAAGTTATCTGACACAGCTATGGAATCAGGACATATTCATCCGCCACACAAGCCGCATTACAACAATTTCCGAAAAAGTTGCTCATTATTTCACGTTCAGTATTCTGGCTATTGCTTTATTAACGGCAATCTTTTGGATTATTTACGAACCCTCATTGGCGGCGAATGTTTTTACATCCGTACTCATCGTCTCGTGTGGCTGCGGATTACCGTTATCCGTACCGTTCACTTTTGGTACAACTTTACGCGTATTCGCCTCCAATAAATTATTTTTGAAAAATGAAAAAGTCGTTGAACGTTTGGCGACCGTCGACACAATGGTGTTCGACAAAACCGGGACGTTGACGCTGACGCAAACCGGCACACTGAAATATGAAGGCGTCGCATTGACACACGAAGAACAATCGCTGGTCAAATCGCTTGCCCGCCAGTCTACGCATCCGATGAGCCGCCGGATCTTCGAATCCTTGTCGGAAGTGGAACTACAGCCTATTGAAAATTTTGAAGAAATCCAGGGTTGCGGCGTGCAGGCCAAAATTCAAAACAAATTAATACAAATCGGTTCTTACCGTTGGATCAGCGGTAGTAATGAAATGAAGTCCCATGCGACCGACGCCGGTACGCGCGTATTTGTTGCCATAAACTACATAGTGAAAGGTTGGTTTTCGATCGGATCGGAATATCGGCAAGGAGCAAAAGAATTAGCCGTGTCGCTGCCGGCATCCATACGGGTTGTTATACTCTCGGGCGACAATGATCGTGAAAGCGAATCACTGAAGGAACTTTTTGGTCATCGCGCCGAGATGAAATTTAATCAACTGCCGATCGACAAATTAAATTACGTGCGCCAGCTTCAAGCCGAAGGACATCACGTGATGATGATCGGCGACGGCCTTAACGATGCAGGCGCGTTAAAACAAAGCGACGTCGGTATCGCCATTACGGAAAATACGGCTTCATTTACGCCGAGCAGCGATGCCATTATGGAAACGAGCCAGTTAAAAACGTTACTTCGTTTTATCACACTGGCCAAACGCAGCAAGAAAATTGTATACGCCGCGTTTGCACTCACATTGACTTATAATTTTATAGCGTTGAGTTTTGCAGTACAAGGTCTTCTCGCGCCGGTCATCGCGGCGGTCATTATGCCGATCAGCGCCATTTCTGTAGTCAGTTTCACCGTACTGGCTGTAACATGGTCAGCGAAAAAAAATAAACTCAATTCGATGGACGCTGTTGAGTCATCAGTTGTCAATCATACGAATTAA
- a CDS encoding PDZ domain-containing protein, with amino-acid sequence MKTLLLLLTLFTAGAFAQEKYIVTNGKVCPVFEIGAMILDDGVSVRVDRVSDHMLAKGYKPADLKIGDVVLMINGKSVKTLDDIENLYKTSEIGATIKLGLKRGEEMLMVSFVKADPATLPKMQKKMVRKNADGTETETTE; translated from the coding sequence ATGAAAACTTTATTGCTGTTGTTAACACTCTTTACTGCCGGAGCGTTTGCTCAGGAAAAGTACATCGTGACCAATGGAAAAGTCTGTCCGGTGTTTGAAATTGGAGCAATGATTCTCGACGACGGTGTTTCGGTTCGTGTCGATCGAGTATCGGATCATATGCTGGCGAAAGGTTACAAACCGGCTGATCTGAAAATCGGTGACGTTGTATTGATGATCAATGGCAAGTCGGTTAAAACGCTCGACGACATTGAAAACTTATATAAAACTTCAGAGATCGGCGCTACCATTAAGTTAGGATTAAAGCGAGGTGAGGAAATGTTGATGGTCAGTTTTGTCAAAGCCGATCCGGCTACATTGCCGAAGATGCAAAAGAAAATGGTTCGCAAAAATGCCGACGGAACTGAAACTGAAACGACTGAATAA
- the ccoS gene encoding cbb3-type cytochrome oxidase assembly protein CcoS, which translates to MSVIIVLIAVSLTVATGFLIAFLWAVRNGQFEDTYAPSVRILMDEKNKPSSPLNSNSEKEK; encoded by the coding sequence ATGAGCGTTATTATTGTACTCATTGCCGTTAGCCTAACCGTTGCCACAGGATTTCTCATTGCGTTTTTGTGGGCGGTTAGAAACGGTCAATTTGAAGATACTTACGCTCCCTCGGTACGCATACTTATGGATGAAAAAAATAAACCCTCTTCCCCATTAAATTCCAATTCGGAGAAGGAGAAATAA
- a CDS encoding acyl-CoA thioesterase has translation MNDAMKKFPIIYETPVAWGEMDALGHVNNIIYFRYFECARAKYFDAMGVWDYIKSHGIGMILHSTACRFRKPISYPDKVSVGTRTTEVAEDRFVMEYAVYSHTMQAIAAEGSGIIVVYDYNKNQKCPMPKELKEAIERIENITIP, from the coding sequence TTGAACGATGCCATGAAAAAATTTCCAATTATCTATGAGACGCCGGTTGCCTGGGGTGAGATGGATGCGCTGGGACACGTTAATAATATTATTTATTTTCGTTATTTTGAATGTGCACGTGCAAAATATTTTGATGCGATGGGAGTATGGGACTATATCAAATCGCACGGCATTGGCATGATCCTTCATTCAACGGCGTGTCGTTTCCGAAAGCCTATATCGTATCCGGACAAGGTTTCTGTCGGAACACGTACGACCGAGGTTGCCGAAGATCGTTTTGTGATGGAGTATGCCGTCTACAGTCATACGATGCAGGCGATTGCGGCCGAAGGCTCAGGCATTATTGTGGTCTACGACTACAATAAAAATCAAAAATGCCCGATGCCTAAGGAATTAAAGGAAGCCATTGAACGGATCGAAAATATAACTATCCCGTGA
- a CDS encoding HAMP domain-containing histidine kinase, with protein MTKHVSITVTTLSVLGVLLILLAIIQYRWLGQLSEGELAQMRANLKIGAGRFADDFDKDITQLYSAFQSRYPDETVPPKIFLSSCYKQWIANSKNPQLLKNVYYTTYSNRQSLELLQWMSDSDSLKAIPWDTKFQSVKKRFDSRMKIREKDSSKVNRIFIFHGPVLDDFPFLILTLNPVTKFVRLPLRAQISEFVILELDESYLRTQLIPSLLAQHFPPGDNETYHLTIVNPSTKNIFYSNDSETVFEQTESSDIVNPIARIRMQDFFMVTVSERAPSIKLKGVTKVATSIEINDAKSTAIRHEINDWQDTEADSLSYWELRIKHRSGSLEAAVAQIRFKNLAISSGILLVLGASVVVLVISLRREQFLARRRMEFVAGVTHELRTPLTVLKSAGENLADGVVKSEEQITQYGKLVRDQGTFLSEMVEQVLDYAGIESGKKLLKKETIALHELLDDLLNDIELQSSKKNISVTAPPCDGVQIVGDYYALKSALHNVLNNAIKYSLENGSVVINVIENDQSLSILVKDHGMGIDPKELSMVFEPFYRTQNVRDSQIHGNGLGLSIVKKIIEQHGGHVSITSMVDHGTTVTIYLPKEQ; from the coding sequence ATGACTAAACATGTTTCCATAACCGTTACTACGCTCAGCGTGTTAGGTGTTTTGCTGATCCTGCTGGCTATTATTCAATACCGGTGGTTAGGGCAATTAAGTGAAGGCGAGTTGGCGCAGATGCGTGCAAATCTTAAGATCGGCGCCGGTCGTTTTGCGGACGATTTTGACAAAGACATTACACAGTTGTATTCGGCATTTCAATCGCGTTATCCTGACGAGACAGTACCGCCAAAAATATTTTTATCGTCATGCTATAAACAATGGATCGCCAATTCTAAAAACCCTCAACTGCTGAAAAACGTTTACTACACTACCTACTCGAATCGACAATCTCTTGAGTTATTGCAGTGGATGTCCGACTCCGATTCATTGAAGGCCATTCCATGGGATACGAAGTTCCAGTCGGTCAAGAAACGGTTTGACAGCAGGATGAAGATTCGAGAAAAAGATTCATCGAAGGTCAATCGGATTTTTATTTTTCATGGGCCGGTTCTGGACGATTTTCCATTTCTCATTCTTACGCTCAACCCTGTTACTAAATTTGTACGATTGCCGCTTCGTGCACAGATCAGTGAATTTGTGATCCTGGAATTGGACGAAAGTTATCTTCGGACGCAATTAATCCCCAGTTTACTTGCTCAGCATTTTCCGCCCGGTGACAATGAAACGTACCACCTGACGATTGTTAATCCTTCCACCAAAAATATCTTTTATTCCAACGATTCTGAAACGGTTTTCGAGCAAACTGAATCATCCGATATTGTCAATCCCATTGCCCGTATTCGCATGCAAGATTTTTTTATGGTTACGGTCAGCGAACGAGCTCCCAGCATAAAGCTGAAAGGCGTGACCAAAGTCGCCACTTCCATTGAAATTAACGATGCTAAATCAACGGCAATCCGGCATGAAATCAATGATTGGCAGGATACCGAAGCCGATTCGTTGTCATATTGGGAGCTACGGATCAAACACCGATCGGGTTCTCTCGAAGCGGCAGTGGCACAAATCCGATTTAAAAACCTTGCGATTAGTTCCGGCATTCTGCTGGTTTTGGGAGCCAGCGTAGTGGTACTTGTCATAAGTTTACGGCGCGAACAATTTCTCGCCAGGCGCAGGATGGAATTTGTTGCAGGAGTAACGCACGAACTACGTACGCCGTTGACTGTATTGAAATCGGCCGGTGAAAATTTAGCTGACGGCGTCGTTAAATCGGAAGAGCAGATTACTCAATATGGAAAATTAGTTCGCGATCAGGGAACATTCCTTTCCGAAATGGTCGAACAAGTACTCGACTATGCCGGTATTGAATCCGGTAAAAAGCTTTTAAAGAAAGAAACAATTGCGCTGCACGAATTACTGGATGACTTATTGAACGATATCGAGCTACAAAGTTCTAAAAAAAATATTAGCGTAACAGCGCCGCCTTGCGATGGCGTTCAGATCGTTGGCGATTATTACGCGCTGAAATCGGCGCTCCATAATGTTCTCAACAATGCCATCAAATACAGCCTGGAAAATGGCAGCGTTGTCATCAACGTTATTGAAAACGATCAAAGTCTTTCAATTCTCGTGAAAGATCATGGCATGGGAATCGACCCGAAAGAATTGTCCATGGTGTTCGAACCGTTTTATCGTACGCAAAATGTCCGTGATTCCCAAATTCACGGCAACGGGCTCGGTTTGAGTATTGTCAAAAAAATTATTGAACAACACGGCGGACATGTTTCCATTACCAGCATGGTTGATCACGGTACAACCGTTACGATTTATTTACCCAAAGAACAATGA
- a CDS encoding response regulator transcription factor — MKRILLIEDEPGLVLTLSDRLKSEGFETDTASDGVAGLTKATASSYDAIILDVMLPQKNGFDVCRDLRTAGNTTPILMLTARGQITDKVVGLKLGADDYLTKPFDMSELLARVEALLRRAPNSKTPSGEGFTFGNVEVNFRKAEIKKDGQLIELSAQEYRLLKYMIENRGATLTRNELLEHVWSYDENITTRTVDVHIAWLRQKLEPNSKHPQYFVTIHRLGYKFTG, encoded by the coding sequence ATGAAGCGAATCTTGCTCATCGAAGACGAACCGGGATTGGTCCTCACCTTATCCGACCGTCTCAAAAGCGAAGGCTTTGAAACCGATACGGCCTCGGATGGCGTCGCCGGATTGACCAAGGCTACCGCTTCATCGTACGATGCCATTATCCTCGACGTCATGCTCCCTCAAAAAAACGGTTTCGACGTATGCCGTGACTTGCGCACCGCCGGTAACACGACGCCCATTCTCATGCTTACGGCTCGCGGACAGATTACCGACAAAGTGGTCGGCCTTAAACTCGGAGCCGATGATTATTTGACCAAACCTTTTGACATGAGCGAATTACTGGCACGCGTCGAAGCGTTGCTGCGACGTGCACCAAACAGCAAAACGCCATCCGGTGAGGGATTTACTTTCGGAAATGTCGAAGTAAATTTCAGAAAGGCCGAAATTAAAAAAGACGGGCAATTGATCGAGTTGTCGGCGCAAGAATATCGTTTGTTAAAATATATGATTGAAAACCGCGGCGCAACTCTTACTCGCAATGAACTGCTTGAACATGTGTGGAGCTACGATGAAAATATTACGACGCGAACCGTGGATGTTCATATAGCATGGCTGCGTCAAAAACTCGAACCTAATTCAAAACATCCTCAATATTTCGTGACCATCCATAGACTTGGGTATAAGTTCACGGGATAG